TGCTGCCGTTCTTGCCGTACCAAGAGTTGAATCAACTATAAAAGAAGCGAAAAATAAGATCGAAGAAGCAAAACTTGCTTTTAAAAACAATGCAAAAAAAGAGCTAAATGAGGTTTCGGCAGAGATTGCAAGGATAAATGAATCACAAATCAGTCTAAGCGATAGAGTAGAAAGAACATATGTAAGATCTCCAGTAAATGGTATTGTCAGCAAAATGATGGTTCATACCGTATCAGGAGTTATCAAGCCTGGTGAAAATATTGCCGAGATCGTTCCTCTTGAGGATAAATTGGTTGCTGAAGTAAAAGTAAAACCAGCTGATGTTGCATTTTTGAGACCTGGGCTTGATACGATGGTTAAATTTACGGCCTATGATTTTAGTATTTACGGTGGTTTAAAAGGCAAAGTAACGCAGATTAGTGCCGATACGGAGACTAATGAAAAAACTGGCGAGAGCTATTATTTGGTCAGGATAGAAACTGAGAAAAATTATCTTGGTAGCGAAGAAAAACCGCTTAGAATAAAAGTTGGTATGATAGTCTCAGCTGATATCATTACCGGCAAAAAGACAATACTTGATTATTTATTAAAGCCTATTTTGAAGGCAAAACAAAATGCCTTAACGGAGAGGTAATGGGCAAGATCGCTTTTTATGATAAGAAATTTGGTGAATACGACATTGAAAAATTTCAAAATTTACAAAATTTCTATCTCATAAAAGATGATTATTGCTGCGATATAGTTAATGATGAAATTGAACGATTTAAATTTAGTGATTGTGAAATAGAATTTTTACAATTAGTAGATGTTGCTAGTAGACATAAAAAACTATTTGAAAATATAAAAATTCAAGATGATATAGTAAGAAGCATTAAAATTTTAATAAAAGGCTATGACCAGAGTTTGGATAAATTTGACTTTGATCCTGGAATTTTAAATTTAAATACTCCTTATAAATATGCTATATCACAAGATTTTTTCGAAATGACCATTCTTTTAGAAGAAAAACCTTCTGTGGTTACTAAATTTTTCTCATCAATAGATTACAAGATATACAAAAATGGCGAAAGTCGTCACGTAGAATTTTTTATAAATAATAAAAAAATTTATGAAAGAATCATATAAATAATCCAAGGAAAGGTAATGCAAGTTATTTTATTTACACAAAATAGTGCATTAAACAATATTTGGAGAAGCTATTTTACTGGCAATAGCGATGTGAAATTTATACATAATAGAAAAGAGTTTTTTTCTTATATAAATGATGATGTTGATATTATAGGCATTGATATTGATATTTTTAAAGATAATATTGATGATGTTATAAAAAATATAATTGAAAAATCACCAAATATAAAAATACTCATACTCTCAAATAGGCCAACGATAAACGAAGGCAAGCATCTGCTTACGCTTGGAATCAAGGGCTATGCAAATTCTCACATGAGAAAGACACACTTTGAAGATGCTTTTGAAACCATTTTTAATGGAAATATATGGCTTTACCAAGAATTTGTTCAGGCAATGATTAGTGAGCTAACCGGCTCATATATTAATAGCGAAAGTGAAAAGGTAGACAAAAAGACTGATCTCTCTGAGCTTAGTTCAAGGGAAAGAGAAATTGCAGATTTAATCTATCAGGGTCTAACAAATAATGAAATTTCAGAAAAAACAGGCATTACACTAAGGACGGTCAAGGCACATACAAGCTCAATTTATAGTAAGCTAAATGTAAAGGATAGAATAGGACTTGTGCTTTTAATGAAACAGCTTGACGCATAAAATCTTGATTTATTTTTGTGAGAAATTTAAAATCCTTCTTCAAAAACTATAAATTTTTATATATGCGCCTATAAGAAATACATACACAACTTTTACTGGCTAAAGAATAAAATAAATAAAAAATTCTAGCAAATTTATTAATAGCCGAGATAAGAAATCAGAAGCTTTAGTCTTCCAAATCGATATCTACTTTTTCAACATTTGTTATGATGTCTTTTGTATTTTTTTCGATATCGTGTTTATTTTTTTCAATAAGTGATCTATTTTGTCCAATCAAATCCCTATTTTCTTTAATGCCATCGCTATTTTGTTCAATTAATTTGCTAAGAGTTGATATTCTTTTCTCATAACGTATCATTAAAAAATAAATTACGTAAATTAGTAATAAAATTATCGCCCAAGGTAAAAATTGCATATTAAATCCTTATATATTTTTTGTAATTATAGAAATTTTAGCTTTTAAAAAAAATAAAACCATAAAAATTATACATATTTTATAAATACTTAATAATGCATTACGGATTTAAATGTAATAAAAATTTGTATTCTTAAATGGTTATATTTTATGATTTTAATTTTTATGAAAATTTTTTAAATTTCCCTTGACTTTTACCTTGTTTTGATATATAATTGCCACTTCACAAAACAGGTGCTGGTGTAGCTCAGTTGGTAGAGCTACTGCCTTGTAAGCAGTGGGTCGGCGGTTCAAGTCCGTTCACCAGCTCCATTTTTGTAACAGTGTTTGACCAGAAAATACCAAAATAGTTTATTAATGTTTAAGGTGAGATACTCAAGCGGCCAACGAGGGCAGACTGTAAATCTGCTGACTATGTCTTCCGTGGTTCGAATCCACGTCTCACCACCATTGTTATGCGGGAGTAGCTCAGTTGGCTAGAGCATCAGCCTTCCAAGCTGAGGGTCGCGGGTTCGAGCCCCGTTTCCCGCTCCAAAATTTGGGAAAATAAACTGGGAGCTGTATCTAGATTTTACTAAACACAGTTATTCCTTACTTTATTTTCAAAATTTTTAGTTGTTTGTATTATTTAATTGGAATCATCTCTGCCAAGCGTTTTTCGCTCATATGGCTCAGAGGTAGAGCACTTCCTTGGTAAGGAAGAGGTCGCGGGTTCAAGTCCCGCTATGAGCTCCACTGGTTAATATGATTTTATTATGATTATACAAATTTGGTAAGAAAAAAGACATATATCACATACGGAGGAAAAGATGGCTAAAGAAAAATTTTCACGTAACAAGCCGCACGTAAACATAGGTACTATTGGTCACGTAGATCATGGTAAAACTACATTAACAGCTGCAATATCTGCTGTTCTTTCACGCAAAGGACTTGCTGAGCTAAAAGATTATGATAATATTGATAATGCTCCAGAAGAAAAAGAGCGTGGTATTACAATTGCTACTTCACATATTGAGTACGAGACAGAGAAACGCCACTATGCTCACGTTGACTGCCCAGGTCACGCCGACTATGTTAAAAACATGATTACAGGTGCTGCTCAAATGGATGGCGCCATTCTAGTTGTTTCTGCAGCAGACGGTCCAATGCCACAAACTAGAGAGCACATCTTGCTATCTCGCCAAGTTGGTGTTCCTTATATTGTTGTTTTCATGAACAAAGCTGATATGGTTGACGACGCTGAGCTACTTGAGCTAGTTG
The sequence above is drawn from the Campylobacter concisus genome and encodes:
- a CDS encoding DUF5416 family protein, which encodes MGKIAFYDKKFGEYDIEKFQNLQNFYLIKDDYCCDIVNDEIERFKFSDCEIEFLQLVDVASRHKKLFENIKIQDDIVRSIKILIKGYDQSLDKFDFDPGILNLNTPYKYAISQDFFEMTILLEEKPSVVTKFFSSIDYKIYKNGESRHVEFFINNKKIYERII
- a CDS encoding response regulator transcription factor, translating into MQVILFTQNSALNNIWRSYFTGNSDVKFIHNRKEFFSYINDDVDIIGIDIDIFKDNIDDVIKNIIEKSPNIKILILSNRPTINEGKHLLTLGIKGYANSHMRKTHFEDAFETIFNGNIWLYQEFVQAMISELTGSYINSESEKVDKKTDLSELSSREREIADLIYQGLTNNEISEKTGITLRTVKAHTSSIYSKLNVKDRIGLVLLMKQLDA